The Desmodus rotundus isolate HL8 chromosome 3, HLdesRot8A.1, whole genome shotgun sequence genome includes a region encoding these proteins:
- the NANOG gene encoding homeobox protein NANOG produces MSVDSASPQSLPCPEASNSREPSPVPEIYEPEENYASLPMSSAETLHTETVSPLPSSMDLLIQNSPDSSTSPNMILPTSVEDSAAKEDKGQVKKQKVRTVFSQTQLCVLNERFQRQKYLSLQQMQELSSVLNLSYKQIKTWFQNQRMKCKRWQKYNWPKNSNRLTQMSSATTEYLGFSSYHHQGCLVNASGNLSMWSNQTCSNLSCSNHSWNSPSWNYHSWNSQTWCPQAWNNQAWTNQFYSYGEESLQPQIPFSQTPISDLEVTLETAGESYDAILQTPMYYSTQQTMDLFPDYSMNMQPDSTNI; encoded by the exons ATGAGTGTGGATTCAGCTTCTCCCCAaagcctgccctgccctgaaGCATCCAATTCTAGGGAACCTTCACCAGTGCCTGAGATTTATGAGCCTGAAGAAAACTATGCATCCTTGCCAATGTCATCTGCTGAGACACTCCACACAGAGACCG tctctcctcttccttcctccatggACCTGCTTATTCAGAACAGCCCTGATTCTTCCACCAGTCCCAACATGATACTGCCCACTTCCGTAGAGGACAGTGCAGCGAAGGAGGACAAGGGCCAGGTCAAGAAGCAGAAGGTCAGAACCGTCTTCTCACAGACCCAGCTCTGCGTACTCAATGAGAGATTTCAGAGACAGAAGTATCTCAGCCTCCAGCAGATGCAAGAACTTTCCAGCGTCCTGAACCTTAGCTACAAACAG ATTAAGACCTGGTTCCAGAACCAGAGAATGAAATGTAAGAGGTGGCAGAAGTACAACTGGCCAAAGAATAGCAACCGTTTAACTCAG ATGAGCTCAGCAACTACAGAGTACCTGGGCTTCTCTTCCTATCATCACCAGGGATGTCTGGTGAATGCTTCTGGAAACCTTTCAATGTGGAGCAACCAGACCTGCAGTAACCTATCTTGCAGCAACCATTCCTGGAACAGCCCGTCTTGGAACTACCATTCCTGGAATAGTCAGACCTGGTGCCCCCAGGCCTGGAACAACCAGGCCTGGACCAATCAGTTCTATAGTTATGGAGAggaatccctccagccccagatCCCGTTCTCGCAAACTCCCATCAGTGATTTAGAGGTCACCTTGGAAACTGCTGGGGAAAGCTATGATGCAATACTGCAAACCCCTATGTATTACAGCACCCAGCAAACCATGGATTTATTCCCAGATTACTCCATGAACATGCAACCTGACTCCACAAACATCTAG